The Halarchaeum grantii nucleotide sequence AGGTCGCGGAGACGTTCGGCCGGACGTCCACGAACTCCGCGTCGACCTCGCCGGAGGCCTCGTAGTGGTCGATGAAGACGTCGATGTCGGACTCGACCTGTATCTCGCCCGCCTTCGCCGGGTCGATGAGCGCCGTCGTGTCGTAACCCTCGATGTCGACGTCGTCGTAGGGCGTGAGCTCTATGTCGAGGAGGTTGACGAACGCGCGGTTCTCCTGATGACCGATCTCGCCGAAGTAGAGGATGTCCGCCTCGATGCCGAGGTGTTCGGCGATCGCTTGGAGGGCGGCCGCCGCCGCGATCGAGTCCGGGTCCGGGTTGTCGTGCGTGACGATCGCCATGCGCTCGGTCGTCGCCTCGATGACGTCGGCGAGCTGGCGGGCCTTGTACTCGAGCTCGCCCGATTCGAGCGCGTGAAGCGCGGCGTCCGCGATCACGGAGGAGGGGTTGACGACGACGTCCGCGCCGAGGTCGGTGAGTTCGTCGCTCGAGACCGGGTCGCTCGCGCGCACCACGAGGAACTGCTCGTCGTCGCGCGCGCGGATGTTCCGCACCGCGTCCTCGTTGGCCTCGACGTCCGACGCCATTACGAGGACGACGTCGCGGTCCGCGACGAGTTCGGCGACCTCCTCCTCGCGGATGTCGGCCGCCTGCGCGTTCAGGTCCTGATCGCGCAGCGCCTCCACCCGGGACTCGTCCCGGTCGACGATGAGCACGTCCTTCCCGCGCTCGACGAGTTCCTCGGCGACCGCGTGCCCGACGCTGCCGCAGCCGAGGATGGCGTACGTCGACATGGACGAGATCGTAGCCCGGCTACTCATGGATAGGCCTCGCTACCGCCCCGCAGTACTTAACGTCCCCGACGAGCGGACTCGTGGCGGCGCGTGCGACGGCGGCCCACGACGGCACCGGAAAGAAACTTATTTGACTACCCCGC carries:
- a CDS encoding DHH family phosphoesterase, with the protein product MSSRATISSMSTYAILGCGSVGHAVAEELVERGKDVLIVDRDESRVEALRDQDLNAQAADIREEEVAELVADRDVVLVMASDVEANEDAVRNIRARDDEQFLVVRASDPVSSDELTDLGADVVVNPSSVIADAALHALESGELEYKARQLADVIEATTERMAIVTHDNPDPDSIAAAAALQAIAEHLGIEADILYFGEIGHQENRAFVNLLDIELTPYDDVDIEGYDTTALIDPAKAGEIQVESDIDVFIDHYEASGEVDAEFVDVRPNVSATSTILTKYIQEFDLSVSQEVATALLYGIRAETLDFRRETTPADLTAAAYLYPFADHDVLEQVESPNMSPETLDVLAEAITNRDVQGSHLVSDAGFIRNRDALAQAAQQLLNLEGITTTAVFGIVDDTIYLAARSKDIRMNIGKVLQDAFSEIGDAGGHSTQGSAEIPLGIFTGIETSEENRETLLQLTEEAVKRKLFNAMGVDQEATSSSQNGSS